The following are encoded together in the Ezakiella massiliensis genome:
- the brnQ gene encoding branched-chain amino acid transport system II carrier protein, with translation MNKKKKDTLITGFALFAIFLGAGNLIFPPTLGYIAGTKWASSMAGFMLTGVGLPVLGIIAAAKAGGRTIDVFKHLGPKAANIMTFIIILAIGPLLAIPRTAAVTYEIGVKPVFGISPVISAVIFFAIVLYFTLNAMSVVDKVGSILTPILIAVLAILIIVGVTNPIGSPVVTGNTKNFLRGFEEGYQTMDGIGSLVLATIIIQSIAQKGYEERKDQVRMTCISGFIAALGLFCVYGGFIYLGASSSGVLPKDLSRAELVIELVNGILGSWGGVILGLAISLACITTAVGLTATAGNFFEAVFNHKVSYKSIVWITCAFSAFFAINGVDTLIAFAVPILTVIYPVTIVLIVMSLADDLIKHKSAYRGACLGAFIMSLIQNILNAEDSINRFLEAIRVSPFFANITPERVNFDTPISIIESLPLASQGFGWIIPAIVLGVAFAIYEARKSKKAL, from the coding sequence ATGAATAAGAAGAAAAAGGATACTTTGATTACGGGTTTCGCACTTTTTGCGATTTTCTTGGGGGCAGGGAATTTAATTTTTCCACCAACACTTGGTTACATAGCGGGAACTAAATGGGCCAGCTCTATGGCTGGTTTTATGTTGACGGGCGTTGGCCTTCCGGTTTTGGGAATTATTGCTGCGGCCAAGGCTGGCGGCAGGACCATTGACGTTTTTAAACACTTGGGACCCAAGGCTGCAAATATTATGACTTTTATAATTATTTTGGCTATTGGACCATTACTTGCTATTCCTAGAACAGCAGCGGTTACTTATGAAATTGGTGTTAAACCTGTATTTGGTATCAGTCCTGTTATTTCAGCGGTCATATTTTTTGCAATTGTTTTATATTTTACTTTGAATGCTATGTCTGTAGTCGACAAGGTTGGATCCATTTTAACTCCAATTTTGATTGCAGTGCTTGCGATTTTGATTATAGTTGGGGTTACAAATCCTATTGGCTCGCCTGTTGTAACTGGCAATACAAAAAACTTCTTGAGGGGGTTTGAAGAGGGCTACCAAACTATGGATGGTATTGGTTCTTTGGTTTTGGCAACTATTATTATTCAATCAATTGCCCAAAAGGGTTATGAGGAAAGAAAAGACCAAGTTAGGATGACTTGTATTTCGGGTTTTATAGCTGCTCTTGGTTTATTCTGTGTATACGGTGGCTTTATTTACTTGGGTGCAAGTTCTTCTGGAGTTTTGCCAAAAGATTTATCCAGGGCTGAGCTCGTTATAGAACTGGTAAATGGCATTTTGGGTTCATGGGGCGGAGTTATTTTAGGCCTGGCAATTTCCTTGGCATGTATCACAACAGCTGTTGGTTTGACAGCAACTGCAGGAAATTTTTTTGAAGCTGTTTTTAACCACAAGGTTTCATACAAATCAATAGTTTGGATCACCTGTGCTTTCTCAGCTTTCTTTGCAATCAATGGCGTAGATACCCTAATTGCCTTTGCAGTTCCAATCCTTACAGTAATTTATCCGGTAACGATTGTCTTAATTGTTATGAGCTTGGCTGACGATCTTATCAAGCACAAGTCCGCTTATAGGGGGGCATGCTTGGGAGCCTTTATAATGTCTCTAATTCAAAATATTTTAAATGCTGAAGATAGCATTAATAGATTTTTGGAAGCGATAAGGGTTAGTCCATTCTTTGCTAACATCACACCTGAGAGAGTAAACTTTGACACGCCAATTTCAATTATTGAATCATTGCCACTGGCATCTCAAGGTTTTGGTTGGATTATTCCAGCTATAGTTCTTGGAGTGGCTTTTGCAATTTATGAAGCAAGAAAGAGCAAGAAAGCTTTATAG
- a CDS encoding helix-turn-helix domain-containing protein: protein MGKIKFDLETKIQACREYEKGNKSFIEIAKEINAGDTTVASWYVKYKEKGEEALKSRTSNGSFSKEFKMKVVQDYLTGNYSYQQLGHKYNISHSTAGKWVNMWYNGITLKDTKQKREENSIMKAKQTTYEERIEIVKWILDNNNNYNKAAEKFNLNYALVYKWTQSFLKEGEEGLKYKKRGPKFKTEIDESKLTDTEKLKLELEKEKEIRKRLELELEVLKKKEAMEKQLYTQNYVKKLSTLRSTSSKKKDTK, encoded by the coding sequence ATGGGGAAAATTAAATTTGACTTAGAAACAAAAATACAAGCATGTAGAGAATACGAAAAAGGAAACAAATCATTCATAGAAATAGCCAAGGAAATAAATGCAGGAGATACAACTGTCGCCTCATGGTATGTAAAGTACAAGGAAAAAGGAGAAGAGGCTCTAAAGTCAAGAACTTCAAACGGAAGTTTTTCAAAAGAATTTAAAATGAAGGTAGTTCAAGACTACCTTACAGGAAACTACTCCTACCAGCAACTTGGACACAAATATAACATATCACACTCAACTGCAGGTAAATGGGTTAACATGTGGTATAATGGAATTACACTCAAAGATACAAAACAAAAAAGAGAGGAAAATTCCATTATGAAAGCCAAGCAAACAACATACGAAGAAAGAATTGAAATAGTAAAATGGATCCTAGACAACAACAATAATTACAATAAGGCAGCAGAAAAATTCAATCTAAACTATGCACTTGTATACAAATGGACACAAAGCTTCTTAAAAGAAGGAGAAGAAGGCTTAAAGTACAAAAAAAGAGGGCCTAAATTCAAAACTGAAATAGATGAAAGTAAACTCACAGACACAGAGAAATTAAAACTTGAACTTGAAAAAGAAAAAGAAATTAGAAAAAGACTTGAATTAGAGCTTGAAGTTCTTAAAAAAAAAGAAGCTATGGAAAAACAGCTATACACTCAAAATTACGTCAAGAAGCTCAGTACCTTACGGTCGACATCTTCAAAGAAAAAGGATACCAAGTAA
- the nrdD gene encoding anaerobic ribonucleoside-triphosphate reductase, translating into MKVIKRTGECVDFDKNKIVVAIEKAMHSSSGVYEEGQAERIANEIEDFARVIKEPMTIHGIEEQVYYKLLQYNNPATAKAYESYRSVQAFKRQINTIDDEIVGILNRSNTSVMDENSNKDAKIVSTQRDLIAGEVSKDIARRIIMPTDIVMAHDSGAIHFHDMDYIIQPMFNCCLINLKDMLTNGTVINGKKIDSPKSFQVACTVTTQIIAQVASGQYGGQSINGIDTILAPFVRKSFNKYLSAVTEEQREIYGMEPDLEKAEEIAWKRTKKEVKDGIQTMQYQINTLMTTNGQAPFVTLFMHFMPGFEYEKEAAMIQEEILNQRLEGIKNEADVYVTPAFPKLIYVLDEHNVHEDSKYYYLTKLAAKCTAKRMYPDYISAKKMRELYEGNVFSPMGCRSFLAPWKNEDGEYVFDGRFNMGVVSLNLPQIGILSGGDEDKFWEILEKRLELVKKALMFRYELLENVTSDVSPIHWQYGAIARLKKGEKVTKLLQNGYATISMGYIGLYEATKLVTGKSHTDPEAKEFALKVMQRLRKACDDWKAETHLGFALYGTPAESLTNRFCQIDRRRFGEIKDITDKGYYTNSYHVDVRENISVFDKFDFESEFQKLSTGGMISYAEIPNMTNNIEAVATLVKYIYDHIAYAEFNTKSDYCHECGFDGEIKLNDDNEWECPNCHNHDKSKLTVIRRTCGYLGENFWNEGRTKEIGARVLHI; encoded by the coding sequence ATGAAGGTTATCAAGCGTACAGGCGAATGCGTAGATTTTGATAAGAACAAAATCGTTGTTGCCATAGAAAAGGCCATGCACTCATCATCGGGTGTTTACGAAGAAGGTCAAGCAGAAAGAATTGCCAATGAAATTGAAGATTTTGCTAGGGTTATAAAGGAGCCAATGACAATTCACGGGATTGAAGAGCAGGTTTATTACAAGCTTTTACAATACAATAACCCTGCAACTGCTAAGGCCTATGAAAGTTACAGGTCTGTTCAAGCCTTTAAGCGTCAAATAAATACCATTGATGATGAAATTGTAGGAATTTTAAATCGGTCAAACACTAGCGTTATGGATGAAAACTCCAACAAGGACGCAAAGATCGTTTCAACACAACGCGATTTGATTGCAGGGGAAGTTTCTAAGGACATTGCCCGCAGGATTATTATGCCTACAGATATTGTAATGGCCCACGATTCTGGTGCCATCCACTTCCACGATATGGATTACATTATCCAACCTATGTTTAACTGCTGCCTGATCAACCTCAAAGACATGCTGACCAACGGAACTGTTATTAACGGCAAAAAAATTGACAGCCCAAAGTCTTTCCAAGTTGCATGTACAGTTACAACACAAATCATTGCCCAAGTTGCCAGCGGCCAATACGGTGGCCAAAGCATTAACGGCATTGATACTATCTTAGCTCCATTTGTTAGAAAGAGCTTTAACAAATATCTATCAGCTGTAACCGAAGAGCAAAGGGAAATTTATGGTATGGAACCTGACCTTGAAAAGGCTGAAGAAATTGCTTGGAAGAGGACCAAAAAAGAAGTTAAAGACGGGATCCAAACCATGCAATATCAAATCAATACCCTGATGACAACCAACGGTCAAGCACCTTTTGTAACTCTCTTTATGCACTTTATGCCTGGCTTTGAATATGAAAAAGAAGCTGCCATGATCCAAGAGGAAATTTTGAACCAAAGGCTTGAAGGCATCAAAAACGAAGCTGATGTTTATGTAACTCCAGCTTTCCCAAAATTGATTTATGTACTGGACGAACACAATGTTCACGAGGATTCAAAATATTATTATCTGACAAAACTTGCTGCAAAATGCACAGCCAAACGCATGTATCCTGACTATATTTCAGCCAAGAAGATGCGTGAGCTCTATGAGGGCAATGTATTTTCACCAATGGGCTGCAGGAGCTTCCTGGCCCCATGGAAGAACGAAGATGGCGAATATGTATTCGATGGCCGCTTCAACATGGGCGTGGTTTCCTTGAACTTGCCACAAATTGGAATTTTATCTGGTGGAGATGAAGATAAGTTCTGGGAAATTTTGGAAAAGAGACTAGAACTCGTCAAAAAAGCTCTGATGTTTAGATATGAACTCCTAGAAAATGTAACTAGCGACGTAAGTCCAATTCACTGGCAATACGGAGCCATTGCAAGACTAAAGAAGGGTGAAAAGGTCACCAAGCTCTTACAAAATGGTTATGCTACAATCTCCATGGGATACATCGGCCTCTATGAAGCCACAAAACTTGTGACAGGCAAGTCACACACAGATCCAGAGGCTAAGGAATTTGCTTTAAAAGTTATGCAAAGACTTAGAAAGGCCTGCGATGATTGGAAGGCTGAAACACATCTGGGCTTTGCCCTTTACGGCACACCAGCAGAAAGTTTGACCAATCGTTTCTGCCAAATCGATAGAAGGCGTTTTGGAGAAATCAAAGACATCACAGACAAGGGTTATTACACCAACTCCTATCACGTAGACGTTCGTGAAAATATTTCTGTCTTTGATAAGTTTGATTTTGAATCCGAATTCCAAAAACTTTCGACAGGTGGCATGATTTCCTACGCTGAAATTCCAAATATGACCAACAATATTGAGGCGGTCGCAACACTTGTAAAATATATTTATGACCACATTGCCTACGCTGAATTTAATACCAAGAGCGACTACTGCCATGAATGTGGCTTTGATGGGGAAATTAAATTAAATGATGACAATGAGTGGGAATGCCCAAATTGCCATAACCACGACAAGAGCAAACTCACAGTTATTAGAAGGACCTGTGGATATCTGGGAGAAAATTTCTGGAATGAAGGCAGGACCAAGGAAATTGGTGCAAGAGTCCTCCACATATAA
- the nrdG gene encoding anaerobic ribonucleoside-triphosphate reductase activating protein — MKYSQIRKYDVANGEGIRSTIFVTGCTHGCKGCFNQEYWDFNYGDDWDQEATDKIISYLKDPNVSGLTLLGGEPMQNLELTDVLRDIKKQVQKNIWIYSGYTYEQIVADPKKLDLLKECDILVDGLFVEKLKNLKLKFRGSENQRIIDIKKSLESGEVVIYEPR, encoded by the coding sequence ATGAAATATTCACAAATTAGAAAATACGATGTGGCAAATGGCGAGGGCATACGGTCGACCATTTTTGTCACTGGCTGTACCCACGGGTGTAAGGGATGCTTTAACCAAGAGTACTGGGATTTTAATTATGGAGATGACTGGGACCAAGAGGCAACCGATAAAATTATTTCCTATCTCAAGGACCCAAATGTTTCTGGACTTACTTTACTTGGCGGTGAGCCCATGCAAAATTTGGAACTCACAGATGTTTTAAGGGATATAAAAAAACAAGTCCAAAAAAATATTTGGATTTACTCGGGCTACACCTACGAGCAGATTGTGGCCGATCCCAAAAAACTAGACCTCTTAAAAGAGTGCGACATTCTAGTTGATGGACTCTTTGTAGAGAAATTAAAAAATCTAAAATTAAAATTCCGTGGTAGCGAAAACCAAAGGATAATCGATATTAAAAAATCCTTGGAAAGCGGGGAAGTCGTAATCTATGAACCAAGATAA
- a CDS encoding IS3 family transposase encodes MHSKLRQEAQYLTVDIFKEKGYQVKTICEILKISRSSYYKYKKRQKPEKEKQDELLSSLIVEYHRTYDGILGYRRMTMFINKLNHKNYSEQYIYRLMKLLGIQARIRRKKVIRKTIEPFYTRENILKRKFKAEKPNEKWLTDITEFSIAGENKKLYLSAILDLYDNSIIEYELSYRSNAEIVFKMFDKAIDKYPDAKPIFHSDRGCQYTSRAFKRKVEDQGMKHSMSRVGKCIDNGPMEGFFGILKAEMFYGKEFNSLEELKERIVNYIEFYNNERFQKRLNCMAPLEYREHAV; translated from the coding sequence ATACACTCAAAATTACGTCAAGAAGCTCAGTACCTTACGGTCGACATCTTCAAAGAAAAAGGATACCAAGTAAAAACCATCTGTGAAATACTAAAGATCTCAAGAAGCAGCTACTACAAATACAAAAAGAGACAAAAACCTGAAAAAGAAAAACAAGATGAATTACTAAGTAGCTTAATAGTTGAATACCATAGAACCTATGACGGAATCCTAGGCTACAGAAGAATGACCATGTTCATAAACAAATTAAACCACAAAAACTACTCAGAACAATACATCTACAGACTAATGAAGCTCCTAGGAATACAAGCAAGAATTAGAAGAAAGAAAGTAATTAGAAAAACAATAGAACCATTCTACACAAGAGAAAACATCCTTAAAAGAAAATTCAAAGCAGAAAAACCAAACGAAAAGTGGCTCACAGATATAACAGAATTTAGCATAGCTGGAGAAAACAAAAAGCTCTACCTAAGCGCAATACTTGATCTATACGACAACAGCATCATAGAATATGAATTGTCCTACAGAAGCAATGCAGAGATTGTATTTAAAATGTTTGACAAGGCCATAGACAAATATCCTGATGCAAAACCAATATTCCACAGTGACCGTGGTTGTCAGTATACATCAAGAGCATTTAAAAGAAAGGTGGAAGACCAAGGTATGAAACATAGTATGTCAAGGGTAGGTAAATGTATAGATAACGGACCAATGGAAGGATTTTTCGGCATATTAAAGGCAGAAATGTTTTATGGTAAAGAGTTTAATTCTTTAGAAGAATTAAAAGAAAGAATTGTTAATTACATTGAATTTTACAACAACGAGAGGTTTCAAAAAAGATTAAACTGCATGGCTCCGTTGGAGTACAGAGAGCATGCAGTTTAA
- the lpdA gene encoding dihydrolipoyl dehydrogenase has translation MKIIIIGAGPGGYEAAIRAAQLGNEVVLIEKGHTGGTCLNVGCIPTKTLVKIAETVDSVKDAGKFGVMTGDYTLDEDVIFNRKAQVVDGLRKGVEFLFSGYKNMEYVRGFASFKDEKTVEVKTDEGVKEFTGDAIIIATGSKDQKNLPGSDLPKVLSSTDLLNLKEIPKSMIVIGTGVIGLEFASIYSRFGTDVTVMGNNLLKVADGEIQKRLNSVLKNENLKFATKQRAQKIEQDGDMLKVTTKMRDKDEFKEYTAEYVLVAMGRDCNTDGLNAEAAGVKLERGGVVVDENFETATKNIYAIGDVVYGNTQLAHLASAQGISLVEKLSGLEPKTDLEIVPSIVFSIPEIAMVGKTEEELKEEGIEYEKSKFLYASNSKSVSADETAGFIKILASKDGKEILGCHIVGAYSDYLIHFAAIAMNNGIGVEGLSDMIYAHPTVSELFMDAVQILDGKSINTPGGGK, from the coding sequence ATGAAAATTATTATTATCGGAGCAGGTCCTGGCGGTTACGAAGCTGCTATCAGGGCTGCACAATTGGGTAACGAAGTTGTATTAATCGAAAAGGGTCACACAGGTGGAACATGCTTGAATGTTGGTTGTATTCCAACCAAGACTTTGGTAAAGATTGCTGAAACTGTAGACTCTGTTAAGGACGCTGGCAAATTTGGTGTTATGACAGGCGATTACACACTAGACGAAGATGTAATTTTCAACCGCAAGGCCCAAGTTGTTGATGGCCTAAGAAAGGGCGTTGAATTTTTATTCTCAGGTTACAAAAACATGGAATACGTTCGCGGCTTTGCTAGCTTCAAGGATGAAAAGACTGTTGAAGTTAAGACAGATGAAGGCGTTAAGGAATTTACTGGCGACGCAATTATAATTGCAACAGGCTCTAAGGACCAAAAGAATTTACCTGGATCAGATTTGCCAAAGGTTTTATCCTCAACTGATCTCTTGAATTTAAAAGAAATTCCAAAGTCCATGATAGTTATCGGCACAGGTGTTATCGGACTTGAATTTGCAAGCATATATTCACGCTTTGGCACAGATGTAACAGTTATGGGCAATAATCTATTAAAGGTGGCTGATGGTGAAATTCAAAAGAGATTAAATTCTGTTTTGAAAAATGAAAACCTCAAATTTGCAACCAAGCAAAGAGCTCAAAAGATTGAACAAGACGGCGACATGCTCAAGGTTACGACCAAGATGAGAGACAAGGATGAGTTTAAAGAGTACACAGCTGAATACGTTTTAGTTGCCATGGGTAGAGACTGCAACACAGATGGATTAAATGCAGAAGCTGCTGGCGTTAAACTCGAACGCGGCGGGGTTGTGGTCGATGAAAACTTCGAAACAGCAACAAAAAATATTTATGCAATCGGCGACGTTGTATACGGCAACACCCAACTTGCTCACTTGGCAAGCGCTCAAGGTATTAGCCTGGTTGAAAAATTATCTGGTCTTGAACCAAAGACAGATTTGGAAATCGTTCCATCAATCGTCTTCTCAATCCCAGAAATCGCCATGGTTGGTAAGACTGAAGAAGAATTAAAAGAAGAGGGAATTGAATATGAAAAATCCAAATTCCTCTACGCTTCAAACTCAAAGTCAGTTTCAGCAGATGAAACCGCAGGCTTTATCAAAATCTTAGCCTCAAAAGATGGCAAGGAAATCCTAGGCTGCCACATAGTTGGTGCCTACTCAGATTATTTAATCCACTTCGCAGCTATTGCTATGAATAATGGCATCGGCGTTGAAGGATTGTCAGATATGATCTACGCTCACCCAACTGTATCGGAACTGTTTATGGATGCGGTACAGATCTTGGACGGCAAGAGTATCAACACTCCTGGAGGCGGGAAATAG